The Vicinamibacterales bacterium genome includes a region encoding these proteins:
- a CDS encoding 6-phosphofructokinase translates to MATRRIGILTGGGDVPGLNVAIKAVAMRARNHGIEVLGLRRGWLSLLQLNPDDPASADSWTFELPPDRVRTFDRTGGTILHTSRTNPSNLKPDDVPSHVRQEDRITRPDGRIDCTRHVLRVLEHLRLEALIPIGGDDTLSFASRLHTEDFRVVAIPKTMDNDVFGTDYCIGFSTAVTRSVDAITNFRTSVGSHERIGVVELFGRNSGETSLYAAYLSDVDRALISEVPFDLERLVNYLVDDRKRNPSNYALLTISEGAHPKGGQIFESGEEDAYGHKKLGGIGYMVSQEIRKRSGINIMYEQLAYIMRSGAPDSLDRMVAVSFGSLACDQVAMGHTGRMVSLQQGIYTTVPLDMVVAGKKRVDVTALYDSQEYRPRVRDMLGKPMFLY, encoded by the coding sequence ATGGCGACCCGACGAATCGGCATCCTGACGGGCGGCGGTGACGTTCCTGGCCTCAACGTGGCCATCAAGGCGGTCGCCATGCGCGCGCGGAACCACGGCATCGAGGTTCTCGGCCTGCGTCGCGGCTGGCTCAGCCTGCTCCAGCTCAACCCGGACGACCCGGCGTCGGCCGACTCCTGGACGTTCGAGCTGCCGCCCGACCGCGTCCGCACGTTCGATCGCACGGGCGGCACCATCCTCCACACGTCACGCACCAATCCGAGCAACCTCAAGCCCGACGACGTCCCGTCGCACGTCCGGCAGGAGGATCGGATCACACGGCCCGACGGCCGCATCGACTGCACGAGACACGTGCTGCGGGTGCTCGAGCACCTTCGCCTCGAGGCGCTCATCCCGATCGGCGGTGACGACACGCTCAGCTTCGCCAGCCGTCTCCACACCGAGGACTTCCGCGTCGTCGCCATTCCGAAGACGATGGACAACGACGTGTTCGGGACGGATTACTGCATCGGATTCTCGACCGCCGTCACACGCTCGGTGGACGCCATCACCAACTTCCGCACGTCGGTCGGCTCGCACGAGCGGATTGGCGTCGTCGAGCTGTTCGGGCGCAACTCGGGCGAGACGTCGCTCTACGCGGCCTATCTCTCGGACGTCGATCGCGCGCTCATCTCCGAGGTTCCCTTCGACCTCGAGCGGCTCGTCAACTACCTGGTGGACGACCGCAAGCGCAACCCGTCGAACTACGCCCTGCTGACGATTTCCGAGGGGGCGCATCCGAAGGGCGGCCAGATCTTCGAATCGGGCGAGGAAGACGCGTACGGTCACAAGAAGCTGGGCGGGATCGGCTACATGGTGTCGCAGGAGATCCGCAAGCGGAGCGGCATCAACATCATGTACGAGCAGCTCGCCTACATCATGCGATCGGGTGCCCCCGACTCGCTCGACCGGATGGTGGCGGTGTCGTTCGGTTCGCTCGCCTGCGACCAGGTGGCGATGGGGCACACCGGGCGGATGGTGTCGCTGCAGCAGGGCATCTACACCACCGTGCCGCTCGACATGGTCGTGGCTGGCAAGAAGCGCGTGGACGTCACCGCGCTCTACGACTCGCAGGAGTACCGCCCCCGCGTTCGCGACATGCTCGGCAAGCCGATGTTCTTGTACTAG